Proteins from one Rosa chinensis cultivar Old Blush chromosome 7, RchiOBHm-V2, whole genome shotgun sequence genomic window:
- the LOC112179281 gene encoding kinetochore protein NUF2 homolog — translation MSKFVYPRLSRSDIVSIVMDAQIMDISEHHLLNPNPDFVADLYTRILIALDFFNQDFGQVDFDALQQFENPDFHETSLHSINLCNRIKQVLALVDCPYNFTLKDLLRPDPNRTEYFLSAIINYHLYRETKVNLLTELMNPLTEIEEQHQLLQGQISQLNAEIAGFNEAREKELPLLQEVDARVRELRQTIEGLNNDQVKVRTSLKKLKEKSGEMDKQISDADFDLLKCDSERQELRSRIVQSPDKLQRAVEEKKSIREKAKNDEMSAMQSFKEKTAVEEVYTKVLKKLSKHLAQMQAIQEQVNSAKFAGKDYKALKDKISDDEILIKSLQNEVVKRQAKVKDLNDLKRKLEKERDLKFEEATKEFSNVKLEVESRRGVLEARQKDVEAAVAEVDSITAKVASVRKSAAADQQALAHKCEEIIKEFHQYASSIGILLQ, via the exons atgtCAAAGTTCGTATACCCTCGGCTGTCCCGGAGCGACATAGTGTCAATCGTGATGGACGCTCAGATCATGGATATTTCGGAGCACCATCTCCTCAACCCCAACCCTGATTTCGTCGCCGACCTCTACACCCGCATCCTCATCGCTCTCGACTTCTTCAACCA GGATTTTGGGCAAGTTGATTTCGATGCCTTGCAGCAGTTTGAGAATCCCGATTTTCATGAGACCTCCCTCCACAGCATCAACCTCTGCAACAGAATCAAGCAAGTCCTCGCCTTAGTCGATTGCCCTTACAATTTCACCCTCAAAGATCTCCTCAGACCCGACCCCAATCGCACCGAGTATTTTCTCAGTGCTATTATCAATTACCATCTTTACag AGAGACGAAAGTGAATCTACTCACCGAACTTATGAACCCGTTAACGGAGATTGAGGAGCAGCACCAATTGTTGCAGGGCCAGATTTCACAG TTGAATGCTGAGATTGCGGGTTTCAATGAAGCAAGAGAAAAGGAGTTGCCTCTTCTTCAGGAGGTAGATGCCAGAGTTAGAGAATTGCGCCAAACCATTGAAGGCCTTAACAACGACCAAGTTAAAGTCAGAACTTCTCTTAAGAAGTTGAAGGAGAAGAGTGGAGAAATGGACAAACAG ATTTCTGATGCTGATTTTGATCTGCTAAAATGTGATTCCGAGAGACAAGAATTACGTTCAAGAATTGTACAGTCACCAGATAAACTGCAG AGGGCTGTAGAAGAGAAGAAATCAATTCGAGAGAAGGCAAAGAATGATGAAATGTCAGCCATGCAATCTTTTAAGGAGAAGACTGCTGTTGAGGAGGTTTATACGAAG GTTCTAAAGAAATTATCAAAGCACTTGGCCCAGATGCAGGCTATACAAGAACAG GTCAATTCTGCTAAATTTGCGGGCAAAGACTATAAAGCATTAAAAGACAAAATAAGTGATGATGAAATCCTGATCAAGTCTCTTCAAAACGAAGTTGTGAAACGACAGGCAAAAG TGAAAGATTTGAATGACTTGAAAAGGAAGCTAGAAAAGGAAAGAGATCTAAAGTTTGAGGAGGCTACTAAAGAATTTAGTAATGTCAAGCTGGAGGTGGAATCAAGGAGGGGTGTTCTTGAAGCAAGGCAAAAGGATGTTGAAGCTGCAGTAGCAGAG GTGGATTCTATAACTGCAAAGGTTGCCTCAGTAAGAAAATCTGCAGCAGCTGATCAGCAAGCATTAGCTCATAAATGTGAGGAGATCATTAAAGAG